DNA from Sorangium aterium:
GGATGCGGGCGGCGAGGTCGCTCTGGGCGGCCCTGAGGGGCGCGCTTCCGAGCGCCCGCGCGCGCGCCTCGAGCGCCTGCGCGCTGTCGAGCAGGTAGGCGCTCACGCGGGCGTCCGGCCTGCCGCGCTCGCGGAGCGGATCGCCCCGCAGGCCGAGCCGCGCGCGCGCCGCGGCGTCGCCCTCCAGCGCGGCCACGAGCGCCTCGCAGAGCGCGCGCTCGACCGCGTGGACGACGACGTCGTTGCGCGGCGACAGGAGGCCGTCCCAGCCGCTGTTCGGCGCCGCCGTGTCGTCGTCGATCGCGATGGCGGCGGGGCCGAGCAGCGGCGCGGCCTCCAGGGTGGCGAGGGGCCGCGACGCGTGGTGCCACGCCTCCACCATCGCGTCGCTCGGCGTGGCGAGCGCGAGGAAGCCGGGGCCGCTGACCTCGAGGACCGGCGCGCCGGCGGGGAGCGCCGCGAGCCGCTCCAGCGACGCCGCGAGCGCGCGCCGCCGCGCCGGCCCCCGCGCCGCGAGCTCGTCCTCGGTGAAGAGCCCCGGCGCGTAGGGGACGAGCTCGCGCTCCGGGAGCGCGGCGGCGAGCCAGTCGAGCTCGCGCTGCGAGGCGGCGAGCACCGTCCTCCGGTCGGCCGCGCGCCCCCGCGCCTCGGGCGGCGCCGTGCAGAGGCTGCGCGTCGGCCGGGAGAGCGCGGAGAGTCCCTTCAGGCTCACGAACCACCCGGCCGCGAGCGTGGGCCAGATCCGCGCGTCCAGGAGGCCTTCGAAGCTCGCGGGCGCGAGGCCGTCGTCCGGGGCCGGCGCCGCGCCGCCTCCGCGCCCGGGGCTGCCGTCCGCGGCGCCGAGGCGCGGCGGCGCGCAGAACACCGCGCCGATCGCGGCGCGCAGCGCGGGCCTCACGCGCGCGAGCTCGCTCTCGGGCGCAGGCGCGGGCGTCGTCGAGCGCGGGCCTCGCCGAGCGTCCCTCGGGCCGAAGAGCCGCCTCGCCTCGCGGTCGGCCGCGGCGAGCGCGACCTTCAGCGCATGGCGGACGGCGCGCCAGAAGCGCGCGTCGCGCTCGACCCCGTCGTACGCGAACCGCGGCCGCACGCGCCCCTTCCACGCGAGCGCGATCTCGACGGGCAAGGGGGCGGCGGCGGGATCGAGCTCCACGGTCTCGAGGTGCCGCCCCTCCACGAACACCCGGACCTCGGCGCCGCGGGGGGGCTCGCGAGCGTCGGCGAAGACCGCGAGCTCGCCGCGGAGGCCGGCGAGCGGCCCTTCGTCCACCTGGAAGGCGTCGCGGAACGCGTGCTCCGGGGAGGGCGGCACGACGGGATCGCCGGTCGCGTGCAGGAGGAACGCCCTGCGGCGCTCGGCGCCGAGCTTCACTTGCTCGATCATGGCCTCGGCGTCGGCGAGCGGGAGCCCAGCGAGCGCGCGCTCGACGAGACCCCCCGGGCTCCAGACCACGTCGCCGGCCCAGGGGGCGAGCTCCTTCGGGAGCTTCGCGTCGCCGCGGAAGAGGAAGAGCCGCGGCGCATCGTGCGCGTCGAGCGCCGCGAGCGACGTCGGTCGCCCGCGCCCGTCGCGGAGCAGCGGGAGCTCGCGCACGGCCTGCGCCTCGGCGGGCAGCTCGGCGCCGGTCCGCGCCGCCCCGGTCGCGACGCAGGCGAAGGCCGCGAGCGCGTTCGCGAGCCGGCCGCGGTCCTCGTCGACGACGAGCGCGCCGTCGGGGACCGCGCCCTCGCCGCACACGAGCGCGGCGAGGGCCTTGATGGCGTCGAGCAGCGCGCCGGCCGCCGCCTCGCGGAGCCGCGTGCGGAGGGGCGCGTCCTCGCGCAGCGCCGAGCGCGACGCGTTGGTGGGCAGCGCGTCCGCGTCGACGACGACGCGGACCGGGAGCTCGACGCCCTGGTAGGGCGCCGAGGGGAACCGCGGGGCGAAGCTCCAGCGCTCGCGGACGAGCCGCACGCCGTGCTCGAGGTAGTCGACGGCGGGGAGGCCGGAGGGGAGGGGAGTGGGGAGGGGCGCGGAGACGGGCGCGGCGAGGGGGCGCGAGCGGGGCGCCGAGCTGGCCGGCCCTGCTGGGGGCTCGGGGGGCGCGACGATCTCCAGCGCGGCTCGGCGCGCGCCGCGCACATGGAACGGCACGCGCACGAGCACTGCGACGTCGCTGCTCGGGAGAGCGCGGCGCAGCGGCTCGCCGGCGAGCGCGATCGGGACCGGGAAATCGCCGGTGGCCGCGGCGAGGTGCGCGAGCTCGGGCGGGCTATCGCCCGTGATCGCCCGGCGGAGCACCGACCAGCCGAGCCTCCGCCGCACCTCGATGCGCAGGCCGGCCGCGGGCATCCCGGGCGGCCTCGGGACCTCCTCGCAGGCGGGGCCGGCGGCCGGCGCGGGGGCCTCGGCGGGCGCCTCGAGCAGGGCGGGCGTGAAGCGCACGCGCGTGCAGGTCGTGCCTCGGGCCTCGCCGGACGGCCCGCGGCCCGTCGTGAGCAGGTCGACGCGCGCCGGGCGCAGCCCGAGCGCCGCGTTCACGCCGAGGGCGAGCAGGCGGAGCCTCCGGGACGCGGCGTCGGGCGCGGCGTTGAGCACGTGGTCGAGGAGGCGCGCCAGCGCGGGCCCGTCGGGCGGCTCTCCGTCGAAGGTCACGACGACGTCGTCGGCGTCGTAGCGGAGATCGATCTGCGTCGCGCCCCCGGCCGCGGCGGCGCGGACGAGCTCGAGCAGGTAGAGGTCCAGGTCGACGAGCAGGTGCTCCCTGAGCTTCTGGACGGCGCGGCGGGCATCGACGCGGATCGCGCCGCGGGCGACGACCCGGCTCACCGCGGGGACCCCCTTGGCGCGGGGCGCGGGCCGCCTGCGGGCGCCCGCTCGCCGCGCGCCGCGCCCGCGAGCGGCGGCGGGCTCGCCGAGAGGTCGAGGAGCCGGTCGCTGTCCTCGGGATCGAGCGGCCCCTTGGCCTCGACGAGCAGCGCGCGGGCGAGCAGGTTGCCGGCCGTCACCGCGTCGACGGCGGCCCGTCTGCGCGCGAGGGCCACGGTGTCGCTCTCGATGTTGAGGTAGAGGGCGTGCCCGGGCGGGAAGCGCGCCGCGCGGCGCACGACCTCGCGCGCCGCGTGGCAGCTCTGCTCGGGCCCGGCGCGCTCCCCGCTCCCGGGCAGGAGGAACCCGCTGCGCTGGCGGAGGGCGCCCTCGACCTGGCAGAGGCTCACCCGGGCGACCCCGTGCCGGGCGCGGGCGAGCGCGTCGGCGATCACCTGGAGGAGCGCGGCGTCGGCCGCGCGGGCGCGTTTCGGCTCCTCGCGCTCCTCGCGCACGAGCAGGTAGGCGGCGTGCGCCTTCTCGATGCGCGCCGCCGGGAAGCACCGCTTCAGCAGCGCCCTGGTCGCGCGGTGGTTGCACAGCACGACGGGCAGCCCGCCACGGGCCATGGCCGCGGTCAGCGCGTCGGATCGCCTGGCCACGAGCAGCGGCTCGCGCCCTGGCGCCAGCGCCCGGAGCCCCGCGCGGCACCGGTCGCCGGCGACGGGGCTCGCGAGCGGGAACGGGATCTCGTCCGGATCGAGCGCGGTCGGCGGCGACAGCGCCGCCTCCAGCATCGCCGCGTAGGTGGCGGCGCCCTCGGCCTCGCCGGCGGCTGCGGCTGCCGCGGCCTGCGGGAGGCGGGCGGCGAGCTCGCGCCGGAGCGGACCTTTGACGAGCTCGCGCACGCGCGCGATCGCCTCCCAGAAGGCGTCGTCGCGGCGCACGTTGTCGCGGCTCAGGGTGTGCTGGAGGTGGGGGCTCATCACCTTGAACCGCACGCCCGAGAGCCCGCTGAAGAGCTCGTCCGCGGTCTCGAACAGGGTGAGCCCGCGGTTGTAGAAGCCGGCGAAGCTCTGGCCGTGCTCGCCGGCGGGGTCCCCGTCCCCGCTCGTGGGCCGTGCGAGGTGCTGAGCGCCGGCGGAGGGGCCGACGACGACGGTGGTCTCTTCCTCGACGGCGGTCACGGAGACGGGCGCTGCGATGGCGAGCGGGGAGTCGATCCGCAGGGCGCCCGTGCGGGAGCCGCCCTCGTGGTCGGCGATGCTGAGGGTGATCTCGCGATCGGCGTGGCGGCACCAGCGGCGGAGCGCCGCCTGCGCGCGGCGCGCGTGCTCCACGAACGCTTCCCGGCCGAGCCGCTGGATCAGGGTCACGCGCGTGCCGCTGCCCTGGCGCGGTCCGGCGTCCTCGAGCTCGTAGCTCGTGTCGCTGTGCAGCCGGAGGAGCCATGCCTTCCCGTCGCGCCACGTTTCCACGTCGACCTGCTGCGGCTGGAGGGCGAACACGGAGACGAAGCCGACGCCGTATTTACCGATCTTCGTCGCGTCGCCTTCCTTCGACGAGCTGAAGAGGGTGAGCAGCGGGCCCTCGATGTCCTCGCGGCTCATGCCGCACCCGTCGTCGGCGACCGAGGTGGCGCACGCGCCGGGCAGCGCCTCGACGCGCACGGCGATCTTCCGCGCGCCGGCGTCCATGCCGTTCTGCACGAGCTCGCGCAGGAAGGCGTACGGGTCGGCGAACTGCTGCACCATGTCGGCGACCGGGCCTGGCGGCGGCGGGGGCGCGGCGCGGTCCTCGCGAGAGGAGCGGTAGGGTGCCATGCGTCCTGCGAGGCTATCACACGGCGCGAGCTGCGGTTGGAGGGGGGCCTGCCGGGGCTGGAGGGGTGGAGTCGCTGCGAGCGGAGACCGGACCTAGGACAGGCGCAGGTGTGACAGGTGCAAAGCCCGAAGTGAAGAGAGCGGGGGAGACTCTGCGTCAGGACATCAGGCCGAGTGCGGAGAGGGTGGCAGCCCAGAGCGGCCAGAGCGTGCGGTAGGGGTGGGTTGCCAGCAAGATGCCACCGTTCGGGAGGCGCCGGACGTGGAACCGGGCGTGATCCACGAGGAAGTAGACGTGCTCGCCCGTCAATTTCACCCAGGTGAGGGACCCGCCGCCGCGGGTGAACGGCTCGCCGCGCGCCCTGGCCTGCACCGTCAGGTTGTGGATCTCCTCGGCGCGTGGCTCCGCGGCGCGCCACGCCTCGTCGGGCACATCGGCGGCGGCCACGAGCGCCTCGATCAGGGCGGAGCCCGGCATGGCCAGCGCCTTGAGGACGGTCTCGCGGGAGAGCGGGATCGAGCGCCCGCTCTTGTCTGTCGGAACCACGCGCGCCCCGGCCGGCGCGGCGTCGATACGCGCGTGCAGCGCCTCCAGCGACATGCCCGCGATCAACGAGACCTTCTCTTTGTCGTGGAGGCTGACCCACGACAGGGCCAGATCGCGCGCGATGTCGCGGGCGTCCGCGTTGTACGTCGCGCACATCGAGACCGGCGCGAGCCAGGTCCACGCGCTCGTGCAGCCGCCGGTCGAGACGCGCCTGCTCGCGTCGGGCGCGCAGAGGCGGAGCAGCAAGTCCTCGAGGTAGTCCAGAACGATGTGCCACGTGAGCTCGGCTTCCGCCTCCACGGAGCGCGGGCCGCTGCCCAGGGCGGGGTACAATTCCAGCGGGAGAATGTCCGCCGCGCTCGCAGGGACCATGTGGATGGGGCCCCGTGGCTTGAGACGTTCGCTCTTGCCGGTGAAGCAGCGATAGTGGCCATAGAATGAGCGCCGGTCGTCGAACTCCATGGCGAAGTAGGTTTCGGCGTCGGTGCGTCCGAAGTGGGCGCGGATCATCGCGACCGCCTCGTCCACGAAGCTCACGGTGCGATCCACGTCGGAGCCCATCGTCACGCTGATATACATCCCTGGGATGACGAGCGCCGGCAGCGCCGCCGCGAACGCGTCGACCCGCTCTGCCTCGTCACACCAGGCGAAGAAGTACGGCCCTGGTTTCATCCTTGGTTCACCCTCATGAGGTTGCTGGGTCAGGGCATCAGGCCGAGCGAGAAGAGCGCGTCGACCCAGAGCGGCCAGAGCGAGCGGAACGGGTGGGTAGCCAGGATCACGCCGCCGCCCGCGAGGCGGCGCACGTGAAAAGGCGCGTGCTTTCGGAGGAAGCGGACGTGGGCACGCGTGTCCGTGTGCACCGGCCACGTGGGCGGGCCTTCGCCCGTCTCCGCGATCTGGCTCGTCAGCGCCAGGATCTCTCTCGCGCGCGGCTCGGCGGCGCGCCACGCCTCGTCGGGCGCCGCCGCGGCCTCGAGCGCCTCCAGCAGGGCGGAGGGCGGCGTTGCCAGCGCCTTGAGGACGGTCTCGCGGGAGAGGGAGTGCGCGCGCTCGCTTCCGCCCTTGAGCGGGACGCGCGCCCCGGCCGGCGCGGCGTCGACGCCCGCGTGGAGCGCTTCCAGACACAGGCCCGCATTGCGCGATATCATCTCCTTGTCGTGGCGCTGTAGCCACGAGAGGGCGAGATCGCGCGCGATGTCCCGCGCGTCCGCGTTGTACGTCGCGCACATGCGCACCGGCGCGATCCAGTCTCCCCCGTTCGTGCACGCGCCGGTGCGGACGCGGCCGCTCGCGTCCGGCGCGCAGAGGCGGAGCAGGAGGTCCTCGAGGTCGTCCCGGAGCAGGTGCCACGCGACCGCGGCCTCGGCCTCGATCGAGCGCGGGCCCCTGCCCCAGGCGAGCTCGAGGTAGGAGTAGAGGAAGCCTTCCTGGTCGCTCGTGGACATGTCGATGGGACCGGCCGAGATGTTACGGGCGGCCTCTTCCGTGTAACAGTAGCCGCTGCACGGGAAGATGCGCTTGGAGGCGCTCAACATTACGTCGAAGAGTGCTCCACCGGCAGGACCTTCGGCGAACTCGGTGCGGATCATCTCGACCGCCTCGTCCATAGAAGTCGTGTCGGTGAGGGTTCCGTCTTTCCGCACGCAGATAGGAAGCCGTGGGTCTACGAGCGCCGAGAGCGCCGCCAGGAACGCTTCGAGCGTCTCTGTCGCGTCACACCAGGCGAAGAAGGTCGGTCCTGATTCACTCATAGCTGGGTCACCTTGATGGGTCTGTTGAACCCGTTCAGGGGCTCCCTCTTGCCCTTCTTCACATTGAAGAGGTACCCATCCTTGACGGTATAGGTATCTTCCGGCTTGAATTTCGCACCGCGCTTCATGATGAGCTCGACCTGCTCGACATCCCCGACGACCCCCTCCTTCCGTAGCCCCTCCATCCCGTTCGACAGCTGCCTGACCACATCGTCTACTTTGACGGTGTTGCCCCCTTTCACTTCGCTCACGATGAGCTTCTGCCCGCGGGACACCGTCACGAAGTCAGGAGCCCTCCCGCCGGACATGCCGGGGAGCGACTCTTTTGGCATCTTGAGCATCTCGCGCACGCCCTCGTCGCCGACGCCGAGGCGCGCCCGCCCTTCGCGGGTCATGTGGCTGATCGCCGCCTTCTCGAAGGTGTTGAAGGCGGCTTCCGTGACGTGCCCCTTCAGGTTCTTGAACCCGCGGAGCCTCCATACCTCGAACCCCTCGACAACGACCTTATCGACTTTTGCGATCTCCCCGGCGATCCGGATCCCACGCGGCGGTAGCGCGCCGGCGGCAGCAACGCCGTGCCAGATGTGCCCGACCGCCCCGAGCCCGAACCCCAGCCCCGAGAAGATCCGCTCCTCATCGCTGAGCTCTCGCCCGGCCGGCAGGCACCACTCCTTGCCCGTCACGGCCTCGCACAGGTCGAGCGTCGGCCCGACCACGGGCACGAACCCCACCCCGATGCGCGTCGTCGCGTGCACCAGCGTCTGCATCACCTCGGCGTACGCCTCGAAGCCTTCGGCGACCGTCGACATCGCGCCCGCGAACGCGCTGATCGTCTGGTAGAGCTGCGTCTGCTCCAGGTCGAGCCCGCCCCCCGTCCACAGGTTGAGGTTGTCCTTCATCTGGTCCGCGAGCGCATCGAACCGTGGCTTCAGCACCGTGTCCACCTGCGCCCGCAGGTCGGCAGGCACGGGCGAGTCCTCGAACCAGTCCGACGCATCCATGAACTGCCGCACGAACCCGGTGATCCGGTTCTGCGCCTTCAGGAACGCGTTGGTCTCCGCGAGCGATACACCCATCCGGTCGCGCAGCGCGATCTCCAGCGCCGCGCTGTTGGCCCTCCACGCCCGCACGTTCGCCACGAAGTCCGCCCGGAGGACCACCACCCGGCCGCTGACGTCCGCCTCCAGCGCCGCGAGCACCGCGTCCGCGTACGCCGCGTAGGGGTCCCTCCCCTCCTCGAACGCGCCGTCCACCTCGGAGATGTCCGGCACCTCGACCCACGGCACCTCGCTCTCCCCGAGCGCGTACGCCTGCGGGTCGTCCGGGTCCCACCCCTCGGCGCGCGCGTCTTCCGTCGCCAGGTCCGCCACCTCGTCGGCCTGCGCGCCGAACTCGTCCATCAGCCGCGCGAGCTCGTCCTCGAGATCGCTGACGCTCTGCTTCAGGTCGTCGACGAGCTGCTCCATCGCCGTGCGCGTCGCCGGCGCGACCGCGTCCTCGTACCGGTCCAGGATCGCCTCGAGGTCGGTCCGCGAGATCTCGTCCAGCGGCCGGCTCACCAGGTCCTTCAGCTCGGTGTCGAGCTGCTGGAGCAGGTCCAGCTTTTCCGCCAGCTGGCCCACCGCCCGTGCGTTCGCCACGAGCGCCGCGCGCTCCTTGGTGATCTCGGCCAGCAAGACCTCGATGTCGCGCGCCAGCGTCGGGTTGATCTCCGCGAGGCTCAGGTCGAGCGTCGTGTCGCCGTGGAACGCCGTCCCGCTGCGCCGCACATTGAATAGCGGCTTGTTCAGCCCGAGCGGCTCCGAGACGAGGTGCACCACGTCGTGCGCGTCGGTGCACCGGTCCTCGCCGGCGGAGTTCTGCACGTGGAAGTGGAAGTCGTTCGCTCCAATCTGGAGCAGCACCGAGTCGAACTCCGTCTCCGCCCTGTTGGTAGCCGAGCCGTCGGCGTGCTCGACCAGCGCGCCGGGGACCTCGTAGGTGGTCAGCGGCGTGTCGTTCACGCTGAAGAAGTCATGCCCGACGAAGAGGGGCGCCGCGCACGGCGGCGTCATACGCGATCGCGGCGCCCTTCACGTCCCCCGCGTCGAGCCTCGCCTGAGCCGCGTCGAGCTCCGCCGCGGCCATGCCCTTCTCCCGCAGCGCCGCGAGACCCGCCGCGATCTTCTGCGGCACCCCCGTCCTGAGCTCGGCCTCCGCGGCGTCGAACCTTCCTCGAAGCTCCGCGCACCCGGCCTCGCGCCAGGACGACCCGGCCGCCTCGCAGAGCGGTCGCAGCTGCGCCAACGCCAGGAGCTCCCCGCACCGCTCGGCCAAGAGCGGCAGCCCGAGCTTCTCGCTCACCGGCGGCGCCGCCGACAGGGCCGCGACCTGCGCGCGCGCCCGCTCCCCGAAGGCGTCCGACGCCTTGCGGGTCCGCGCGCCTGCGACGGCCTCGCGCGCCCCTTCGTCCATCTGCAGCACGCGGAGCGCCTGCCGGCGCAGCGCGATGCCGCCGAGCAGCGCCGCCGCGGTCGCGTCGCTCCGGGCGACGCGACCCTTCCCGTAACCCAGCATCGCGTTCAGCGAGCGCAGCGCGCCCGACGTCATGTCCGGCAGCACCGCGCCGTGCGTCGCGAGCAGCTCCCTGTGCGGCGCCATCGCCTCATCGAAGGAGGCCGCGAAGACCTGGAGCGTCGCCGACCACCTCAGGATCTCCGCGGTGAGCTCGCCGGGTGAGCGGCTCGCCTCGCGCGCCGTCGCGAGCACCGCCTGCTCCACGC
Protein-coding regions in this window:
- a CDS encoding ATP-binding protein gives rise to the protein MAPYRSSREDRAAPPPPPGPVADMVQQFADPYAFLRELVQNGMDAGARKIAVRVEALPGACATSVADDGCGMSREDIEGPLLTLFSSSKEGDATKIGKYGVGFVSVFALQPQQVDVETWRDGKAWLLRLHSDTSYELEDAGPRQGSGTRVTLIQRLGREAFVEHARRAQAALRRWCRHADREITLSIADHEGGSRTGALRIDSPLAIAAPVSVTAVEEETTVVVGPSAGAQHLARPTSGDGDPAGEHGQSFAGFYNRGLTLFETADELFSGLSGVRFKVMSPHLQHTLSRDNVRRDDAFWEAIARVRELVKGPLRRELAARLPQAAAAAAAGEAEGAATYAAMLEAALSPPTALDPDEIPFPLASPVAGDRCRAGLRALAPGREPLLVARRSDALTAAMARGGLPVVLCNHRATRALLKRCFPAARIEKAHAAYLLVREEREEPKRARAADAALLQVIADALARARHGVARVSLCQVEGALRQRSGFLLPGSGERAGPEQSCHAAREVVRRAARFPPGHALYLNIESDTVALARRRAAVDAVTAGNLLARALLVEAKGPLDPEDSDRLLDLSASPPPLAGAARGERAPAGGPRPAPRGSPR